In the Alligator mississippiensis isolate rAllMis1 chromosome 7, rAllMis1, whole genome shotgun sequence genome, one interval contains:
- the ACTRT3 gene encoding actin-related protein T3 has protein sequence MGDLPTAIVIDNGSGLIKAGISGDKEPRFIYTNVTGRPKVKAVMLGAGQKTLYIGDEAQAKRGILSIRYPVEHGIVTSWADMEAVWKNVYDNDLKIAASEKPVLLTEAPLNPLTNREHMTKVLFERFEVPFMYVAVQAVLALYASGYTTGCVMDSGDGVTHIVPIFEGYCLSHAVLRLDVAGRDLTDYLMRILKESGISMVSTAEREIVRDMKETLCYVSLNPQEEMAKKPAEVEKTYRLPDGQVVKVHNQTFRCPETLFRPSNIGMEAPGIDKLCFNSIMKCDIDLRTSFFSNIILSGGSSLFPGMPERLHKELVRMVPADTEVKIVAPPDRKLSVWMGGSILSSLSAFEKMWITMAEYKEVGPNIVHRKCF, from the exons ATGGGGGACCTACCAACAGCTATAGTTATAGACAATGGGTCTGGGCTGATCAAAGCAGGCATATCTGGGGACAAGGagcctcgtttcatctacaccaATGTGACAGGACGGCCCAAGGTCaaggctgtgatgctgggggCTGGCCAGAAGACCCTCTACATTGGAGATGAGGCACAGGCCAAGAGAGGGATCCTCTCCATCAG GTACCCAGTGGAGCATGGGATTGTTACATCCTGGGCAGATATGGAAGCTGTGTGGAAGAATGTCTACGATAACGACCTAAAGATAGCGGCGAGTGAGAAGCCAGTACTGTTGACTGAGGCACCACTAAACCCACTCACTAATCGAGAACATATGACTAAAGTGCTCTTTGAGCGCTTCGAGGTGCCGTTCATGTATGTGGCTGTCCAGGCTGTGCTGGCTCTTTATGCTTCAGGCTACACCACAGGCTGTGTGATGGACTCTGGTGATGGTGTCACCCACATTGTACCAATCTTTGAGGGCTACTGCTTGTCCCACGCAGTTCTGCGACTAGACGTGGCTGGCCGTGACCTCACAGACTACCTGATGCGGATTCTGAAGGAGAGCGGTATCTCCATGGTCAGCACGGCTGAGAGAGAAATTGTACGGGACATGAAGGAGACCCTGTGTTACGTATCCCTGAACCCACAGGAGGAGATGGCTAAAAAGCCTGCCGAGGTGGAGAAAACATACAGGCTCCCTGATGGGCAGGTCGTTAAAGTCCATAACCAAACTTTCCGTTGTCCCGAGACCCTCTTCCGCCCATCAAACATCGGTATGGAAGCACCAGGGATTGACAAGCTCTGCTTCAACTCCATCATGAAGTGTGACATTGACCTGAGGACCTCCTTTTTCTCCAACATCATCTTGTCTGGTGGTTCCAGCCTCTTCCCCGGCATGCCCGAACGCTTGCACAAAGAGTTGGTTCGCATGGTCCCCGCGGACACGGAGGTGAAGATCGTGGCTCCCCCCGACAGGAAGCTCTCTGTTTGGATGGGTGGCTCCATCCTCTCTTCCCTCTCGGCCTTTGAGAAGATGTGGATCACCATGGCAGAGTACAAGGAAGTGGGGCCTAACATAGTGCACAGAAAGTGCTTCTAA